A portion of the Halobacillus ihumii genome contains these proteins:
- a CDS encoding DUF817 domain-containing protein — MRALKQLVRFGWEQALSCLFPVVIFASLAATEIMSLPLLPRYDWLLIICLLMQWWMVRSGLETRDELKVITVFHLIGLALELFKVHMGSWSYPEEAYSKIFGVPLYSGFMYASVASYLCQAWRRLNVELVKWPPTLVVVPLAAAIYLNFFTHHYWMDVRFWLSGLVMIVFWQSWVTYEVGGTRYRMPLALSFVLIGFFIWIAENIATYFGAWEYPYQTEAWSLVHLGKVSSWLLLVIVSFLIVASLKQVKGKVPQKDPTAKRSVLTERC; from the coding sequence ATGAGAGCATTAAAACAACTTGTTCGCTTTGGCTGGGAGCAGGCTCTGTCATGTTTGTTTCCCGTCGTTATTTTTGCTTCTTTAGCTGCTACAGAAATCATGTCGCTCCCCTTGCTGCCACGGTATGACTGGCTGCTCATCATCTGCCTGCTGATGCAGTGGTGGATGGTGCGTTCTGGTCTAGAAACTCGGGATGAATTGAAGGTGATTACAGTCTTCCACCTTATTGGACTCGCGCTTGAACTTTTCAAAGTACATATGGGCTCCTGGTCTTATCCAGAGGAGGCCTATTCCAAGATTTTTGGAGTGCCTTTGTATAGCGGATTTATGTATGCAAGTGTGGCGAGTTATCTTTGCCAGGCGTGGAGAAGGTTAAATGTTGAACTGGTTAAATGGCCGCCGACTTTGGTCGTTGTACCTCTTGCAGCTGCGATTTACTTAAATTTTTTCACCCACCATTATTGGATGGACGTCCGCTTTTGGCTATCTGGACTTGTAATGATCGTTTTTTGGCAATCATGGGTCACATACGAGGTAGGGGGAACGCGTTACCGTATGCCGCTTGCTCTGTCTTTTGTGCTGATTGGATTTTTTATATGGATTGCCGAAAATATCGCCACGTACTTCGGAGCTTGGGAATATCCATACCAGACTGAGGCGTGGAGTCTCGTTCATCTGGGAAAAGTAAGCTCATGGCTGTTATTGGTGATTGTCAGTTTTCTTATCGTAGCATCGTTAAAGCAGGTTAAAGGCAAAGTTCCACAAAAAGATCCCACAGCAAAGCGAAGTGTTTTGACGGAGCGATGCTAA
- a CDS encoding helix-turn-helix domain-containing protein, giving the protein MAIIINIDVMLAKRKMSVTELSERVGITMANLSVLKNGKAKAIRFSTLEAICKALECQPGDILEYRNDEETHGE; this is encoded by the coding sequence ATGGCGATTATCATTAATATTGATGTGATGTTGGCTAAAAGAAAAATGAGTGTAACAGAACTTTCGGAGAGGGTTGGAATAACCATGGCTAACCTTTCTGTATTGAAAAATGGAAAAGCAAAAGCAATTCGATTTTCGACGTTGGAAGCGATTTGTAAGGCTTTGGAATGTCAACCTGGAGATATTTTAGAATACCGAAATGATGAAGAGACCCATGGGGAATAA
- a CDS encoding DUF2975 domain-containing protein encodes MKRGSTLFLKTAVILIGIPILALCIFFVPGIANYAAELYPDMPYINELVLIDVYAAVIPFYFALYQAFKLLSYIDKHEAFSELSVKALKNIKFCAITISTLYVAGMPLFYLIAERDDAPGLIVLGMIIIFASLVIAVFAALLQKLLENAIDIKSENDLTV; translated from the coding sequence ATGAAACGAGGGTCAACACTCTTTTTAAAGACAGCTGTTATTCTTATTGGAATTCCAATTCTTGCGTTGTGCATATTTTTCGTGCCTGGGATAGCGAATTATGCAGCAGAATTGTATCCAGATATGCCTTATATAAACGAACTTGTTTTAATTGACGTGTATGCAGCGGTGATTCCTTTTTATTTTGCTCTGTATCAAGCTTTTAAACTTTTAAGCTATATTGACAAGCACGAAGCTTTCTCGGAATTATCGGTAAAAGCTTTAAAGAATATAAAATTCTGTGCCATTACAATCAGCACGTTGTATGTGGCAGGCATGCCGCTCTTTTATCTTATTGCAGAGAGGGATGATGCTCCAGGTCTCATCGTACTCGGCATGATCATTATTTTTGCTTCGCTGGTGATTGCAGTCTTTGCTGCTCTTCTTCAGAAGCTATTAGAAAATGCCATCGACATAAAATCAGAAAATGACTTAACAGTCTGA